A part of Acropora palmata chromosome 6, jaAcrPala1.3, whole genome shotgun sequence genomic DNA contains:
- the LOC141884904 gene encoding uncharacterized protein LOC141884904 gives MNKNIFNRDELHSSTATSSADRDSHPGDFSVTSINDSSNTREFFFDGQTREFNGVIPATGASEDQRIVSNKRGSVFARDSSCSKRTDTFFNGNTPSQSMITKQHVKGTTLNTRSQLETGPSPDTGGKVERKQFTSQSSLEAKKQMSARSSEAANRRMSCPAKFSLNTVPSNDRRPKWVTRLPMESDYNLGVEESRNCLPKIIHSMETLSTQEEDFFEGNSGRYEMRSRSKSTSPKSFPSEKSVDQIFQESKKRLLTSARSDGNCMAKNKPLTSHSNITETTYSMKPHDIGSTRSFCSIIDDRSESKRKVKFELKPTIDHDNHSSEIDVLEEFRYRTRRRAQSEGKKETAFQNRETHLKLRSRVLSVNDFQSQRPQSTKVLGDELNWKVKAFLTSSQPKASPETLKVKREKKNKIVVPNTSGQARQERKGQRLFINTDTCPSSAQLIDQDRSWYYQDRRGKCRYLRVPESPAPPVEWVFRADGE, from the coding sequence atgaacaaaaacatatTTAATAGAGACGAATTGCATTCATCAACAGCAACTTCATCAGCAGATCGTGACTCACATCCAGGCGACTTTTCTGTAACATCTATAAACGATTCTTCCAACACCCGAGAGTTTTTTTTCGACGGGCAAACACGCGAATTCAACGGCGTGATTCCAGCTACTGGAGCCTCTGAAGACCAAAGAATTGTTTCCAATAAGCGAGGCTCGGTTTTTGCCCGTGACTCGAGCTGCTCAAAGCGAACCGACACCTTTTTCAATGGAAATACACCCTCTCAATCAATGATAACTAAACAACACGTCAAAGGGACAACACTTAATACAAGGTCACAGCTAGAGACGGGTCCATCGCCTGATACTGGTGGCAAAGTCGAAAGGAAACAATTTACTTCGCAATCAAGCCTAGAAGCAAAGAAGCAAATGAGTGCTCGTAGCTCAGAAGCCGCAAATAGACGCATGTCTTGCCCagcaaaattttctttaaacacaGTGCCTTCAAACGACCGCCGACCCAAATGGGTAACACGCCTTCCGATGGAAAGTGACTATAACTTAGGCGTCGAAGAATCACGCAATTGTTTGccaaaaattattcattctATGGAAACATTGAGCACTCAGGAAGAAGATTTCTTCGAAGGAAACTCAGGAAGATATGAAATGAGATCACGGAGTAAATCCACGTCACCAAAAAGTTTTCCCTCTGAAAAATCCGTGGATCAAATATTTCAGGAATCTAAAAAAAGGCTTTTGACGTCAGCAAGATCGGACGGAAATTGTATGGCGAAAAATAAACCTCTTACCTCTCACAGCAACATAACTGAAACTACTTATAGCATGAAACCGCATGATATTGGTTCTACGAGATCGTTTTGTTCCATAATTGATGATCGGAGTGAATCAAAACgaaaagtgaaatttgagCTCAAGCCAACGATAGATCATGATAACCATTCTTCAGAAATCGATGTATTGGAAGAATTTAGATACAGGACCAGGAGAAGGGCACAGTctgaaggaaagaaagaaacggcATTTCAAAATAGAGAAACACATTTAAAGCTAAGAAGTAGAGTTTTGTCTGTCAACGATTTTCAAAGTCAAAGGCCACAGTCGACCAAAGTCCTCGGAGATGAATTGAATTGGAAAGTCAAAGCCTTCTTGACAAGCAGCCAACCAAAGGCGAGTCCGGAAACATTGAAagtcaaaagagaaaagaaaaacaaaattgttgtaCCCAACACCTCTGGCCAAGcgcgacaagaaagaaaagggcAGCGACTGTTTATAAATACAGACACTTGTCCATCAAGTGCACAATTGATAGATCAAGATAGATCTTGGTATTATCAGGATCGGAGAGGAAAATGCCGATACCTGCGGGTTCCTGAATCCCCCGCTCCGCCCGTGGAATGGGTGTTTCGGGCGGACGGTGAATAA
- the LOC141884900 gene encoding uncharacterized protein LOC141884900 produces MACTVSQWEFKHLEVVGTRVSSPVEFGEISARIPRLKIETRTPVVEKKNAQQVDEKVPRSPTKRQNQLYVKPQKEKIVTFKVVLPKEKSEVLERNYLCICEDRQSKMSTFCSVEDGNDVKEIEFSELMELFNKFNERSSMESFSKLTNTTRGFHGNKILSDNETIEVMKLLGTDIIGLKEGLLVIIKQLCMSTVNVKRLLENGLMNSLMNLMLHSEEDDVRREAVICLSQVVEKTEHADLWLERMVISGLEALFGLMELSESLQEAVLIAIKNLAVHPKGARAMLEYDLGIVTRLTSCKNDSQGNRIDNPQIQGLATQVVTNLISHDSSMVEEFLSKHDDVVASIVDLLQFSPCPQQVHSARFLATLAFHKSGLAALISHNAVEYLLRAVTCSQCRRLRHQASTALRNISANPDKTSALFALSLAAVPDTGLKQRMDLSETSRTFVSSEHDTHAPSTNNLSRIPSSGTSVDTGNANSNHQRTISEVTSLLTLVFQSDTLSKSGSGRQFFQANNSKLEGHRLSRVKQSTDTFCAKESYLNSLQVLTNTLIVMSNLLMASESMDDKNGNIFGESRRLENSALIIQHGGLQFLPELEFLSNKLLEANPPSSHNIDPTILPPKEINSTIKNARTDLIFNKTRKGNRVAYERRVDFGFQPSEVDFVKAALELVRIFAETTAPEFDPGLEDIRALEGWRPRTKKRHISFHNSATTVSSSSKMNKRASSSKVIRKRRPLSRSFSLASVDTLTSSKQSQSSSLNDASAPFSQPTDTHDSRDTRHYVKQSLLDSKVIYCLAPWIMCGIYDIQADALKIIRYLQHSKYAPSVPTPLSHPKEAWTSKVSSNSPPTLTSRSSTLSQRSLNSSTPARNSMNKSKYLGVTCVRHVIHHCAGYLLDSLEPPVPRALGRTSLMVIREAVINGALDTRLKITKLGCFAQVIEYIRGNEDDEALQALGIVLIRVLVGDDKSLKQLFLAHGGMNLIMALYQYKQGIAKEQAALTMLTFRKVFKGETANRRRRPQTADPKIKKRSKSCLQGDIWEKVGEKWKGQDKVMKLLKKFNVRY; encoded by the exons atggcttGTACAGTTTCTCAATGGGAATTCAAACACTTAGAAGTGGTGGGTACACGAGTTTCTTCACCGGTCGAGTTTGGCGAAATCAGTGCTCGAATTCCGCGGCTTAAAATAGAGACAAGGACGCCTGTTGTTGAAAAGAAGAACGCACAACAAGTTGATGAGAAAGTCCCGCGATCTCCGACTAAACGACAAAATCAGCTATATGTGAAaccgcaaaaagaaaaaattgtgacgtttaaagttgttctacCCAAGGAGAAATCTGAAGTTCTCGAGAGAAACTACCTTTGCATTTGCGAAGACAGACAATCGAAGATGTCAACATTTTGCTCGGTCGAGGATGGAAACGATGTCAAAGAAATCGAATTTAGCGAACTTATGGAATTATTTAACAAGTTCAATGAAAGATCAAGCATGGAATCTTTCAGTAAACTAACAAATACCACCAGAGGTTTCCACGGGAACAAAATTTTATCAGACAATGAAACAATTGAG GTCATGAAGTTACTTGGCACGGACATAATTGGGCTGAAG GAAGGTCTTCTCGTCATCATTAAGCAACTGTGTATGAGCACTGTGAATGTAAAACGTCTCTTGGAAAACGGACTGATGAATTCATTAATGAATCTCATGTTGCATAGCGAAGAAGACGACGTTAGGCGAGAAGCAGTGATTTGTCTCAGCCAG GTAGTAGAAAAAACTGAACACGCTGACTTGTGGCTGGAACGGATGGTTATATCTGGACTAGAAGCGCTATTTGGTCTCATGGAATTATCTGAATCTTTACAAGAGGCTGTGCTTATTGCAATCAAGAATCTCGCTGTTCATCCGAAAGGAGCCCGGGCCATGCTGGAGTATGACTTAGGCATCGTTACACGATTAACAAGTTGCAAg AATGATTCTCAAGGAAACCGCATTGACAATCCACAAATTCAG GGTCTCGCTACCCAAGTTGTAACAAATCTGATTTCTCATGATTCATCCATGGTTGAGGAGTTTCTTTCCAAGCACGATGACGTAGTCGCAAGTATTGTGGATTTACTGCAGTTTAGTCCTTG CCCACAGCAAGTGCACTCTGCTCGTTTCCTGGCAACCTTGGCCTTCCACAAATCTGGTCTCGCAGCGCTGATATCCCATAATGCTGTGGAGTATTTGTTGAGGGCTGTAACTTGCTCGCAGTGTCG ACGGCTTCGGCATCAAGCAAGTACTGCGTTGAGAAACATATCCGCCAACCCAGACAAAACCTCAGCTTTGTTTGCCTTGAGCCTTGCAGCTGTTCCAGACACAGGACTTAAGCAGCGAATGGATTTATCGGAGACTTCCAGGACATTTGTTTCCAGTGAACACGACACGCACGCACCATCTACAAATAATTTGTCGAGAATTCCCAGCAGTGGAACTTCAGTTGACACAGGGAATGCAAACTCAAATCATCAAAGAACTATCTCAGAAGTAACGTCTTTATTAACTCTTGTCTTTCAAAGCGATACTTTGAGCAAAAGTGGTTCGGGGAGACAGTTCTTTCAAGCGAATAATTCAAAACTTGAAGGGCATAGATTATCGAGAGTCAAACAATCCACGGacactttttgtgcaaaggaAAGTTATTTGAACAGTTTACAGGTTCTTACGAACACATTAATTGTGATGTCGAATTTGCTAATGGCGAGTGAAAGCATGGATGACAAAAATGGGAATATTTTTGGTGAATCAAG gaggCTTGAAAACTCTGCCCTCATTATCCAACACGGTGGACTTCAATTTCTGCCCGAGTTGGAATTTCTCAGTAACAAACTTCTCGAAGCGAATCCTCCATCGTCTCATAACATCGACCCAACAATTCTTCCGCCCAAAGAAATCAACTCAACCATAAAAAACGCAAGGACAGACTTGATATTCAACAAAACGCGTAAAGGAAATAGAGTGGCTTACGAAAGACGCGTCGACTTTGGTTTTCAACCCAGCGAAGTTGACTTTGTTAAGGCAGCTCTAGAATTGGTACGCATTTTTGCCGAAACAACTGCTCCAGAGTTTGATCCTGGCTTGGAGGACATCCGAGCGCTGGAAGGTTGGCGTCCCAGGACGAAAAAACGGCATATTTCCTTCCACAACTCAGCTACAACTGTGAGCTCTTCTTCTAAAATGAACAAGAGAGCAAGCAGTAGCAAAGTTATACGAAAAAGAAG GCCACTATCACGCAGTTTCTCTTTAGCCAGTGTGGATACGTTGACTTCCTCAAAACAGTCCCAGTCCTCCTCGCTGAATGACGCATCAGCACCATTTTCGCAACCTACTGATACCCATGACTCGCGCGACACAAGACATTACGTGAAACAAAGCCTTCTTGATTCGAAGGTGATTTATTGTTTGGCGCCATGGATAATGTGCGGCATTTACGACATCCAG GCTGATGCTCTGAAAATTATACGGTATCTGCAACACAGTAAATATGCTCCCTCAGTGCCAACTCCCCTCAGTCATCCGAAAGAAGCTTGGACCTCTAAAGTTTCCTCCAATTCACCTCCAACTTTAACATCCAGAAGTAGCACTCTAAGTCAGCGGTCTTTGAATTCTTCGACGCCAGCGCGGAATAGTATGAATAAATCAAAGTATCTTGGGGTCACGTGTGTTCGACACGTCATTCATCACTGCGCCGGCTACTTGCTCGATTCCCTGGAGCCCCCGGTACCACGTGCACTGGGACGGACGAGCTTGATGGTGATTCGAGAAGCTGTCATCAATGGCGCG CTGGATACACGCCTAAAAATCACAAAACTTGGTTGCTTTGCACAAGTGATTGAATACATCCGGGGAAATGAAGATGACGAAGCTCTACAAGCGCTAGGGATTGTGCTTATCAGGGTCCTTGTCGGAGATGACAAATCGCTGAAACAACTGTTTCTTGCGCATGGAGGGATGAATTTAATCATGGCTCTCTACCAGTACAAGCAAGGAATTGCCAAAGAGCAGGCAGCCCTTACAATGCTAACTTTTAGGAAAG tttttaaaGGAGAAACCGCAAACAGACGCCGAAGGCCACAGACAGCAGACCCAAAAATCAAGAAACGTTCAAAATCGTGTCTCCAAGGAGATATTTGGGAGAAGGTCGGCGAAAAATGGAAAGGACAGGATAAAGTGATGAAACTACTTAAAAAATTCAATGTGCGatattaa
- the LOC141884903 gene encoding solute carrier organic anion transporter family member 4A1-like, with protein sequence MVTEAQPELSYGWFSFKPKWLQAMNNCKCFLFIAVMIATIQGMTVSGITGISLPALEKRFQLTSKDLGVISASNDISAILLICFVSFYGQFGDKIKWIGYGAIITAVGFFMFTLPHFIIGPYQPVTTLATAASRAVQECVVKNNTSTTETCFSGYESNRFYLVLFCVAQLLMGAGTTPLYSLAPAYIDENLHPKSSPVYLSLFFAAAMTGPGLGYIAGGAILNNVFVQVIQPRALHLTARDPRWIGAWWLGYLVTGAIMFLTAILLLGFPRELPGSAKMRAQAIEEGHLPKRDNKLRGKWKDIVPATSQLLKNITYLSNSLALAASSLYGGAVSAFIAKFVVVKYAVNPGMSGPTLGAIFLVGASAGIVFGGFFVRRFNLKKSCKLSAKYCFVFALLSAWTAFLFMIPGCDKVNLAGVVTPYHNSNFQNPRSPVAPCNLNCSCSLAYINPVCGQDKLTYFSACHAGCAKVTGSKAYNCSCIDSGANKTQGATATKGFCDRGPGCKSYHYFLLVTFVLLFSTFLTAMPNKIVVLRCVPDNQRSYSLGFQFIFQRTLGFMPGPILLGWMFDVNCLFWGESCGRRGRCQIYDIWKLSVIITVFGCVMKGLTVLLYFISFWFCKSSYDEEETNPKAAENDQGKTNEDFQLSTES encoded by the exons ATGGTCACGGAAGCTCAACCAGAGCTCAGCTATGGCTGGTTTTCGTTCAAGCCAAAATGGTTACAAGCCATGAACAActgcaaatgttttcttttcattgctGTTATGATTGCAACCATTCAAG GGATGACCGTGAGTGGAATTACAGGCATAAGTCTACCGGCGCTTGAAAAACGCTTTCAGCTGACCAGCAAGGATCTCGGCGTAATAAGTGCTTCCAATGACATATCCGCCATATTGCTAATCTGCTTCGTGAGTTTTTACGGTCAATTTGGCGACAAGATAAAGTGGATCGGTTACGGAGCTATTATCACGG CGGTTGGCTTCTTTATGTTCACATTACCTCATTTTATTATTGGCCCTTATCAGCCCGTAACCACGCTTGCGACCGCAGCTTCGCGTGCAGTCCAAGAGTGCGTCGTCAAGAACAACACCTCGACAACGGAAACTTGTTTCTCCGGGTACGAGTCAAACCGGTTCTATCTGGTTTTGTTCTGTGTAGCGCAACTGCTCATGGGAGCGGGAACGACTCCGCTGTACTCACTTGCGCCAGCTTACATTGACGAGAATTTGCATCCGAAATCCTCACCGGTTTATCTAAGTCTCTTCTTTGCGGCAGCTATGACAGGCCCTGGGCTTGGTTACATTGCGGGCGGAGCAATCTTAAATAATGTGTTCGTTCAAGTTATACAA CCTAGAGCACTTCATCTCACTGCGAGGGACCCTCGATGGATAGGCGCCTGGTGGCTAGGTTACCTTGTAACAGGTGCTATCATGTTTCTTACGGCCATTTTGCTTCTCGGTTTCCCGCGGGAATTGCCCGGGTCAGCAAAGATGCGCGCGCAAGCCATCGAAGAGGGTCATTTGCCAAAAAGGGACAACAAGCTGAGAGGGAAATGGAAGGATATCGTCCCGGCCACCTCTCAGCTCTTGAAGAATATAACTTACTTGTCCAATTCGCTTGCGCTCGCGGCTTCTTCTCTGTATGGTGGTGCAGTGAGCGCGTTTATCGCTAAATTCGTTGTGGTCAAGTACGCTGTTAATCCAGGAATGAGTGGACCCACGTTAGGGGCAATCTTTTTGGTGGGCGCCTCAG ctgGTATTGTTTTTGGTGGTTTCTTTGTCAGGAGGTTTAATTTGAAGAAATCTTGCAAACTCTCCGCAAAATACTGCTTTGTGTTTGCGCTTCTTTCGGCGTGGACGGCCTTTTTATTCATGATCCCGGGATGTGACAAAGTCAATTTAGCTGGGGTGGTAACACCTTACCACAACAG TAATTTTCAGAATCCTCGCAGCCCAGTCGCCCCTTGCAATCTAAACTGCAGCTGTTCCCTCGCTTATATTAATCCCGTTTGCGGACAAGATAAGCTGACGTATTTTTCGGCTTGTCATGCTGGCTGTGCAAAAGTAACAGGATCGAAG GCCTATAACTGTAGTTGCATAGACTCTGGTGCAAATAAGACACAAGGAGCAACTGCCACCAAAGGATTCTGCGACAGAGGACCTGGATGCAAGTCTTACCACTACTTTCTTTTGGTTACTTTCGTGTTACTTTTTAGTACTTTTCTGACTGCGATGCCGAACAAGATTGTTGTTCTTCG ATGTGTACCGGATAATCAGCGATCCTATTCCCTCGgctttcaattcattttccaGCGTACACTTGGTTTTATGCCCGGTCCGATTCTGTTGGGTTGGATGTTTGACGTTAATTGTCTATTCTGGGGAGAGAGCTGCGGAAGGCGAGGTAGATGTCAAATCTACGACATCTGGAAACTCTCAGTCATAATAACTGTATTTGGATGCGTTATGAAAG GTTTGACTGTGCTTCTCTATTTCATATCGTTCTGGTTTTGCAAGTCAAGTTATGACGAGGAAGAAACTAATCCCAAAGCCGCGGAGAACGATCAAGGCAAAACGAACGAAGATTTTCAGTTATCTACAGAAAGTTAA
- the LOC141883717 gene encoding peroxiredoxin-4-like produces the protein MASRSSAFLWLFLLLTAAVIFANKVDEEETCRRYANGQVYPEKTTISEHAVHWSKAQISKPAPHWEGTAVVNGKFKELKLEDFKGKYLVFFFYPLDFTFVCPTEIIAFSDRIEEFRAINTEVVGCSVDSVFTHLAWINTPRKEGGLGRLQYPLLSDLNHQIAKDYGVLLENEGHTLRGLFIIDDKGTLRQITMNDLPVGRSVDETLRLVQAFQYTDKHGEVCPAGWKPGKETIIPDPTGKKKYFAKQAEETEKTED, from the exons ATGGCTTCAAGGTCGAGTGCCTTTCTTTGGCTTTTTTTACTCCTTACAGCCGCTGTTATATTTGCCAATAAAGTAGACGAAGAAGAGACTTGCAGACGATATGCAAACGGACAAGTTTACCCTGAGAAAACAACGATTTCTGAGCATGCTGTCCATTGGAGTAAAGCTCAGA TTTCTAAACCTGCACCTCATTGGGAAGGAACAGCAGTTGTGAACGGAAAGtttaaagaattaaaattagAAGATTTTAAAG ggaaatatttggtgttctttttttatcctCTTGACTT tacGTTTGTTTGTCCTACCGAGATCATTGCTTTCAGCGATAGAATTGAAGAGTTCCGTGCAATTAACACAGAAGTGGTTGGCTGCTCTGTAGATTCAGTTTTTACTCATTTAGCATG GATCAACACTCCAAGGAAAGAGGGTGGATTAGGAAGGCTCCAGTATCCCCTTCTGTCAGATTTGAATCACCAAATTGCTAAAGACTATGGagttttgcttgaaaatgaaGGACACACCCTGAG gGGCCTCTTTATTATTGATGACAAAGGCACTCTTCGCCAAATCACCATGAATGACCTCCCA GTGGGGCGATCTGTGGACGAGACCCTTCGTTTAGTCCAGGCCTTCCAGTACACAGACAAACACGGTGAAGTGTGTCCAGCGGGCTGGAAGCCTGGAAAAGAGACGATAATCCCAGACCCCacgggaaagaaaaagtactTTGCCAAGCAAGCCGAGGAAACAGAGAAAACAGAAGATTAG